The sequence below is a genomic window from Cicer arietinum cultivar CDC Frontier isolate Library 1 chromosome 6, Cicar.CDCFrontier_v2.0, whole genome shotgun sequence.
CTATCAAaggtttcttttttatttgttctcACAACACAATAATCGAACTCTGTTTCTCTCTGTTTTttcaatatttgaatttttacaaatatttgtgTGTGTGTTTGAAGGCGTGGAGACGGTGAAAGCAGAGAGCGAGACTGGAAAGGTAACCGTCACCGGAAATGTGGACCCCACAAAATTGAGGGACAACCTAGCGGAGAAGACAAAGAAAAATGTTGAACTTATTTCTCCACAACCCAAGAAGGGAAAGGAGAAGGAGAACAAGGAAAATGAATCAAACAAAATTTCTGATGACAAGAAAACCGACgacaaaaaaaacaaagacaaagaggttattttattttattttatttatttatttatttttttgtttctattaaATTGTTCGGTGAtttgtttttacttttaatttatttgttaattgttaattattttctaatttagtttttgttttatgtAACAGACGGTTTCTACGGCTGTATTGAAGATGTCACTACACTGCCAAGGATGTTGTGACAAGATTGGCAAGATGGTGTCGAAAACCAAaggtcaattttattttattttatttttttggcaaATTTGGTGTGGGCACAATTTTATTATGACAAAACATAGCTAAATTTCAtcttatgttttttatatttcttagtTTTCttcccttaatttttttttctataacaaatattgagaaaattatatatatgagaaaatttaattagttgtgaaaattatagttttgtcctatattaatatgattttgatGATGCAGGGGTACTTGAAATAGCAATAGACAAAGAGAAGGAAACGGTGACTGTGAAGGGTACAATGGATGTGAAAGCATTGGTTGAGAATTTAACAGAGAAGTTTAAGAGAAAGGTTGAGATTGTCCCTTcaaagaaagacaaagaagGAGGTGAAGGAGGTGAAGGAGGAGGTgggaagaagaaaaacaagaacaagggtggtggtggtggtggtggtggtggagaaGGGGGTGCTAATAACGATAACAATGAAGGAGGAGAAgttaaaataatagaatattCGGTTCAACCACCCTTTGGTCATGGTAATGAATATGTTCGTGTTGAAGGGTATAACTATCCACAAGTCTACGAAGAGCTGTTACATATGCATATGCATTCACAACCACCACAAATGTTTAGTGATGAGAATCCTAATGCTTGCTTGATCATGTGAGTGATGTGAGGTAGTGTCACTTTGTCAGAGGAATTAAtttcattcaattcaattcaattcaacatGGTGAtgaatgatgataatgatgatggtGGTCTACTGGTGATTCCATGAGACAGGGGAAAAAACAAGTGCTAAAGAGAGTAGTCAGTGAGTCACTAGAGTCTTTCTtcttctgttttatttttatttaaaatgttgtGATCTTTAAGAAAGAGTTGTGatgcaattaattaaattaaccaaTATTGTTGATATCACATGGGAATaccaatttaaaaatttattattattattagatcgTAGTATTATGTTATGAATATATAAATTAGTGGatgtttattttcttaatcttttttattctttaaaggTGCGACTTTACTATCTAGACTTTTACTTTTACTCTTAATGTTATTGtgattatttacttatttaaaaacTAACAAATCGTGCCATGTAAATAATAAGGTGTAGTAGAGTGATGTAGAATACATGAATCTCGAATAGAATCCACACCCATAACGGTGCAGAGAATATACAAAAGCtcttatttttagtcttttttataaacaatatgaaaattatttattttaaaaaaatagtattattatcTCAATGTAAACGATGATGATATGGAATAAGGAAATGGAATCTCTATGGTGTAATATGTAGTTGATTTTATGGAACGAAGTTGCTGACAATGTTCCTATAAATTAATGATTGTATTTGAATATGGAAATTTGGAGAGAGGAACAGAAAAAAACTTGGCTTTTGCGTGTCCTTATTAGGTGTTGTTGCATTTGTTGGTTGTACTCTAATAGTGATTACGCTTATATTCCTGCAAGTTTCTTCTCTGTCCTTTTGCTTTCTACCATCATTTATAATTTGTCCTCAATTTGCAATTGCATCGACCCATTACCGTGTAGCCAGCTTCGTTCGTTAGTTGGTTTCAAATTCTTCGTCCTTTTCCACGCCTTTCATTTTTTTGTCCTATCTTTTAACTGATTTTCTCCACCTACCATTTCCATCTTCGctattttcttctttaattCTTATGCCCTCATGATGTTAACTACTGTACAAATTCTAAATGTTTGGACTATGGTACAAATTTCATTGAGTAACTTAGGAATTCTAATTTGCATTGCTTTGAGATGAAATCAACTTTTATAGAAAGGGGATTATTCTCATGATTTGAATGAGATGATCATATTTTGAATGACATTTCAGTAATTTCGTTTAAAATTTACTCAAGGTATAAATTTATGTTACAGTTATATAAGGACTTTTTGGTTGACAAAATGTtagttcatatatatatttatgtgtcTTTACATATGTATGGATTATATTGTTGGgatataagaatttttttttattaaattcagaGGATATAAGTTAGCTTGGTTGAGGTgaaaaagttacaaaaaaaaattatacttaaaaaattgaatgataaaGTAGTTTAAAGTTTaacaaattaacaattaacattagCCGTTTGAAAAGAACATGAATTTTACATAAACAATCTCTTTAATTGCCACTATTGTGGTGCAGTTACTTATTAATCTAATTTTTAAGGAAATATTATTATACTCCAACTATCCCATAATAagtgatataaaaaaattatattaaaattaatcttttaatttttaattatattatttttaatataatatattttgttatgtattaacaaaaaaataataataatttagtaaaataatattttctcttttctatttatataattttcttttatatatatatatatatgtgaaatggttaaatgagttaattattgtaataaaaaaataaatatttttataagaaatagAAATCTTGATTAGGGGAGGCACATGCTCCTATGTATCATAACATCACATTCATTGAAAATTTACATCTTAGATTAAATATAACTTACCACTTGGAGGAATTTCGAAATTTGAACTCAAATCACAATATAGTTGACCAAAAATTCCATTCATATGTGCCAATTGGTTTAACTACTATAGAAGTTGAGTTGcacctttttaatttttttttttgtctttatcttttttacatgtgatttatagttaatttttttgtctaaaattactttttaaattgttttttattttcgtttatttaaataagtagcttttatatatatttaattttttttatcgttTTCGTATGACATTATGTTTATTCGTCGTTTTGGTgcagtattttgttttttcgtTTTGCTGCAATGTTATTTTGTTCTAATTAACAAATTAGTTTTGATCAAGTACAAATTCAATCGATGATTTTGACATCATTAATGTTACATATCTAAAATATGAGTATTCTAGAtatctcaattttatttattttttgtttgttttgtcacatttataaatatttttgctGTTTTATGCTATTAATCTAGATGTTGTGAGGTTGTTCGAAGatttcatcattttttatttagcaACTTATAATTTCTCagtcaatataatttttactaatttgaataaatgaatattatattttttaattaaaaaaagttaaatttcaataaataattattagacAAATTAATGCATATGATGTTACTTTAAatttatcataatcacattGAATCAGTGTGTTTTTAGAAAACTACACCATGTAGTTTTTATAGAATTGAATTTTGTGATTTTAGAAAACTTACTATGATGTAGAAAAtgcaataaatatattaaaagttcTACAAAGTATTATTTTCAACACAAGTCTTTCTATTCTTTCATAATTACAAAGATCTTAATAAATCCCCTAAAAAAAAGAGCTTATAATAAATGACCGGCTGGTTTTCTATTTGACTTAAccttcatttgcaattatttgtgcataaaaataaatttatgagcCGGAGTAGTAACGTGATGGATGATGATGACTATGCATTGGGCTTTATGCATGGAATATGTCTTTTGTTGTGCATGATGATGACTATGCATGACCACACCACCATGCACTCAAAGACCTCTTGGTTTCTGTCTGCCTTTGGGAAAGAAACAAGAACTTTCATAAAGGAAGGTAAAAGCCAAAATCCAGTGCAACAATTATACTAGGAAAAGACACTACTCACTGCCTAAAGATTCAAAATCTGACGGTGTTCCAActtatcataattaactataaatgtatttttaaatatttattatcattaattaaatatataagaataaatatttaaattcatcTCTGACTTTTAACACTTGCATTATTGTAGTCattcttataattttaaaatagttcatcaaattatttaatcaaCTTAATCATTCAATTGATTTCTGTCAactattaatattaactttACTGATTTGTCATATTAAATGTCACATATGCAAAATATTATAgactattttgaaaattttaattaaataatttttatatttgatttacaaattaagatatttttgactttgtttcttcttttttacACTCTAATTAATTTCTTGCATGTCTCCAAATTGAAGTTGTATCTAACAATTTGAATCACTAAACCCCATCAATTTTGTACTTATTACTTTTTCTATTTAAGAAATGTTGCATTAGCTTTGCTACTATTTTATCCGATCTTGCTCTTTCAATATTTCTTCCTTTGACAACAGTTATTTACGTGTGTTTGTATagtctttttcttttaaatatctCATCTCCTGTCTCTTGAGTAAcagagtaagttttttttttgatcatctgttaaaaaaagttttgtattttatttatattatttatagtttttaaaattattattaagttgCATACTATGTATCATTTCATTTATAATCTAATATCAATTACTTCCTCTATCTCATTCTATAAACAAAAATgagtcaaagaaaataaatatatgcgATTTAACTTttgaatcatatatatatatatatatatatattgactaTTTTATTCTTATATTATAAGATGCAAGGTAACTAGAACCGTtcataaaaatttgaatattttgtgCAAAGCTTGAACTTtatgctttatttatttataatttttcttaaagtcacataataaatgaattttattatgttttttttactgAACATTTCATTACATTTGATGCAATATTAATCAtgttcattgtttttttttatacatatatttaatcaaTTCATCTTGATTTTTATGACTAAGATAATGATGAtatatttcattctattttatatgattaaaaaatagaCAATATCATATTCAACAATAATATCAAAAGGAGAGGAAACTTAGAGATAAAAGAAGTGTATAATAGTTGTTGGTAAAAGagttttttatagaaaataatatgatatttttgttcttttcacAAATTTGAAGGACCAAAGAGTAACAAGAATAgaaaacttgaagaaaaaaaataatttttggggTATATATTTAATCATATGGATCCAATACTTTATaaacttagaatttttaatttagaatttaagaaaaaaaaaaatatcgatTTTGAATCTAgaatttaagaagaaaaaaaatatcgaaccacttaaattttgatattttttaactatataatttttatacattGTTTTTACTTTACGATCTgtgtatattataaaaaaatatagtgttGTTTTCTGAGTTTCGAAAACCTATTTCAAAATACATTTATGTCATCAAAGATATTACTGGATTGAGTCATGGACTAgatcgctctctttaagacgtttcgcggcactgcctAAATTGTGCAATACAGACTATCAACTATAAAGTCTTAAAGATAAAGCAGTCCATACAAACTATATTGGAGTTCTATTGTACCATAGAAAAACCGTTCTAGCATTACCCCTTCAATATGGCAATTAATGGCTGCCACtcgtaatatggtactatgactagtcgaaataaagaaaaaaatatgaagtaGAAAGGGAGAAACATAGAAAAGTCTTGAATTTCGGAGTACTTTTGGTGTGCTTTTTCAGCTGAGCAGAATCCTCTATAAATAAAGGATCTCTTCAACCGAATGAGAGAAATATGTTTGATCCATTAAACTGGATCCACATAAATTGCGATATGAAATTTTCTAGGTTTTGACTGGGGCAAAAAACTGCTACGCGAATCTACATAAAATGGTTATGCAAAAAATGCAAGGTTTTAACATAGGCAAACTGATGCACAAATTCAGGAAGGAATTAACCAGATTAGATGTTGAATGTTGACTCGGTACAATGTATCAATGATAGAAAAACGCATGCACTTagtttaacaaataattttttttatttaattttttggatACTAAAAAACAACACACCACTTAGCCCAAGCCCAAGTCCAAGCTTAACCGAGCCGAGTTTGGCCGGCCAAACGAGCGTGGTGGCGCGCGCGTGTGTGGTGGTCTATTTGTGTGTGTTTTTATTCCTTCATAAAATTGGGTATCCCTTGGGGAACACCCCAATTGACATACCTCTACCTTATAAACACTACAAATGTGTGTTATCCCTCATATGTGGGACTtcctaatttttttcaattcacaccaaCTAGCTCTTATTATACTTATCATTATTTctaacaatcccccacttgaatttaatttttttctcttatgaAATAGTCTCAACTGCTTCTATAAGATTATGCATAAGTAGTTGTGTCTTCCAGCTTGAACATTTGCATAACAAGTAaaattcagattcaacaagagtgacttgTTGTCTTGAATTCTATCTCtaacatcaaacccacacataACTTTTTCATAGGTGAATTCTCAAAAGCTCGTGCATTTATGACCCTGCATATATGTCTCTGTATAGTGAATGCTCCAGCAATTATGCCTCAAAATTCCATAAAAAGCgaccccacttccacattcacataagtgagtctatcaagagtacttttgtagctaggtactccatTCCACATAGaatatagatctcattaagagtttatATTATCTCATCTTTTCATTGGTTCAAGAATCATGCTTCTCTGAGATATAATAGCAAGTTCATCtcagtctatcaagagtactcctacagctaggtactccactcgatatataatatatatctcattaagaatttctattatctcatattttcattGGTTCAAGAATCATATTTCTCTGAGATATAATAGCAAGTgcatctcatatcactatgactagttattacccattgaacatAATTATTGTAATCTCCTGTCTTTTAGGTCGagttaccatcatgagtgactcaTTGATTTATAGGCAATAGTCAcgtccttttggatgtatttaggattttctctctagctaatcatTTCATCAAAGGATCTGCTAAATTCtcatcagtgcgtacatgattCACTATAACAACTCATTTAGAAAGTAACTCTCTAACAGTGGTGTGCTTATGagtatttgtcgtctcttaccgttGAAATAATGATTCTCAATCTTTGCAATAGATATGGTACTATCATAGTGAATCAACACAACTACCATAGGTTTTTCCTATATagggatctcaactagcaaACATCTCAACCAACTTGCTTCATATCTAGTTGTAGCTAGTGTTATCATTTGATACTCCATAGTGAACTAAGCCAGTATCGTatgtttcttcgatttccaaaATACAACACCATCGAGTCATCTAATAAGGTGTTCCAATCAACATCAATGTATCCTTCAAGgatgacaaaaaatatttgataatgtaatccgagactTATGGCTCTTtttaggtatctcatgacttTTTGGATAGCATGCCAATACTCCATACTAGGTTTGTTGGTAAACCTGGATAATAGTTATACGACATACAAAGTTGGGTCTAGTACAACCAATGAAACACCCGAGGCTCCCAATGATGCTCACATATTTAGTTTGTATAATACATTGACCAATGTTCTttaaaagtttcacacttgaaTCATATGGCGTGCAAACACAtttacagtcaaagtatttGTATTTCTTTAGGATATTTTCAACATAGTAAGACTGATCCAAATAAATTCCTTTTCCTGACCtagtaatatttatttcaaGGATTACACTCGTTTCTCTTAGatatttcatatcaaagttgttacacaataatgattttACAATATTTACAACATAAATGGTTGAACTAAATAAGAGTAGGTcatctacatagagacatatgatagtgcaaatgccatttccagatttgtaataaatacatttgtcactttcattcactttaaattcatttgatataatcaagttatcaaacttttcatgtcatttctcaagagcttgtttaagatcatacaaaaatttatctaacttacagaccttgtttttttttttccatgaatcacaaaaccttcaggttgttaCACATAGATTTCTCCCTCAAAGTCACcgtttaaaaaatatgttttaacatccatttggtgtatcaCCAAGTTATGAATAACAACTAGTGAAATGAGTACCCTCATGGATGTAATTCTAGTGACTGGTAAAAAATTGTcgaagaaataaatattttctctttgtttaAAACCTTTGGCTATAAGGCGAGCCTTGCATTTATCAAAAGTTACATcgagttttagtttctttttcaaaatccatttacaactTATCGATTTGCAACCAGGAGGCAAGTCTAATAAATGTCAGGtcttgttagactctagagaatccatctTATCGTTTATAACTTCTTTTCATAAATTTGGATCCAAAAATGACAAAACTTCTTGAAGATTTGCAGAATCTTCTTCTAAGTTATATTCGTATAATTGGGTCCATAATCTTTAACAACTATGACTCTCTTACTTCTTTCAGTTTATGTTTCAcgttgtttgttgctttcagcGCTCCTCGTTACAAGAACGTAACTTACttatttctcaatttaaaagagaatttattttcatagaagtcaacatcatttaaCTCTATGATCACTTTCGCATTTAGGTCAAAAAACCTATATGCTTTGTTGTTTACTGCATAACCAATGTTAACTCGCTTGGGATcagggattctgacataagtcAAACAATCCTAAGTTCGATAATAAGATaagtttagttttctttttttcaaaatctcatatggatatgttttgtttttagatttagaaaCTCTATTTAAAACATAGCAAACAATCAATATAATTTCCCCCCACCAATAAGATGCAGCATCAGATTTAAACataatagcaacaactagtttaatccgagttttattttttctttaagctttttcattcattttagGCGAATATGGTACAGtagtttcatgtataatttcttgaaatttataaaattcattaaataaactagaatcaTACTATGTCCCTCTATCACTACAAAATCTCTTAATCTTTctaccaaattaattttcagtttcaattacaaagattttaaACATGTCATACGCTTATTTTTCACTAGATATACAAAAGTATAGTTAGAACAAacgtcaataaaagtgataaaataacatttttcatttcttgttaacATCCCATCAAGTTCACGTATATCATAGTGTATTAAATCTAAAGGctcagattctctaactactaatttatgtgaactctttgttattttagcttgactacaaaattcacattttttcaaaattatttgaaGATAACTTTGAAATTAAACCTAAGTGACTTATGTTTGAAATCACATGTTTGTTCACGTGATAAAGTCTTacatgccaaatattaaaatcacacaacatataagaaaaatgatacattttattgatttcaatcttcaatttaaacatgccaTCGTGGCGTaccatttttcaaaaaaaaaaaataaatacaatttttagaaATGTTGTACAAATATGCCCTTATAGACTTAGTAAACCCTACCTTATTAAGAAGAAAACCAAATTCTTCCTTATTTCTAGAGTGTGCATCACATCCTTTAGAATTAAGGCCTTTCCAGAGGTGAATATCAATTCCACATCTCTAATACCAACAACATTAGTGGTGTGAGAATCTCCCAACAACACTTTCTTATCACCAGCAAtagtgtatgttttaaacatattaCGATCATAACAGACATGGCATGAGACGCCAATGTCTATCCACCATCTATCTGATCCACCAACAATGAAGATTTCAGTTATCATAACAATGAATTGCTCTTATGTTAAATTAGCTTGTTGAGCAGAGCTTGACTTGTTCATACACTTGCGTGTCATATGATCTTTTTTCCCACATCTAAAGATGGGGGTATTGGGTCATTTTTAAAAGATAGTTGATGCCTTATAATTGGGACCTTTGGAGCGTTCCCattcttgttgttgttatttatgGTGTGATTCTAATTTTTAAGTTGTTTATCGTTTGACTTTTAGAACTGCTCCGACggatttcttcttctttctatttGAAACAAGAAGTATTTCATTTTTCTGGTCTTGCTTGTGGGATTCTTCCTCAATTATAAAGTGGATTATCAGACTTTCTAGAGTGAATTCTTTAGTTTTATGCTTGAGAGGATTTTTAATATCTTTCTAAGTAGAGgacaatttgtcaataataacgaCAATTTGAAACTGTTCATTTAAGTACCTACCTTCAGAGATGATCTCATGAGCTATTTTCTGGATTTCATGGGACTGAGCCTCCAATGATCAGCAATAAGtccattaaaaatataattcttacataagtaattattatGTTCCCATTGGGTTAATTCAATAGTTTTCTTATCCTTTTCAGTTTGTTCACCTGTTTCTGGAACAAACGGAATATCATCCTTTAGAATGTTTGCAAACTTTTTCAtcgttaataaaaataacatctttTGATGCCATCGTTTGAAGTGACATCCTTCAAACCAAAATGGTTTGTTGAAATCAGAAGCAGAAGAACATGTCTGGTGATTTCGTCGGTAGACATGACATAATTAAACGTCTTAAAAATGTTCttttttgagttttgaaaaactgtttcaaaaataaattcatgACACTGAAGATATTACTAGGTTGAGTTGCGGACGATGCctctctctttaagacgttaaATGTTGACTCGGTGGAGAACAGACACGTGCACTTagtttaacaaataattatttttttaattttttagatactAAAAATTAATACACCACTTAGTTTAGGCCCAAACAGACGGCTGTGGCGCGCGTGTGTTCTCACTCATTCACAAAATTGAGTACACCTTAAGACACACTTCAATTGACATACTTTCACGTTATAAACACTACTAATGTGTCTTCCCTTCTAcgtgttatttttttattttttttttcaattcacactaactatattttattatactcGTCTTAGAAAAAGCTTAATTTCCttaattatgtgaaagaaaTTTCATATCGAATAAAACAATTATACGAAAACATTATATAGTTAATCAACAGAGGTCAACTTAATCAAACGATGGTGTATACACTTTTATGCTTTTTCTTTTGATGAGGAATTTTAATAAAGTATGAAAGTATATTCACTTGTAGGTATACTTTCTAGCTTTTTTCACAAAAACAAAGAATGATGATGCCCACCCCAAAAAAGACGAAGGAGTGGCGTGCATCTTTGGCCTAGTTCTAAGAAATGACCGTGAGCGTGAAGCCATGTGATGTGGGAGTAGTCAAgctcatatatatatacattttttttactttgctggtaccaaaataataattgtatatatcattttatatagattaagaaaaaatgaaaaatgaatgaatgataaCGATGATTTTATCAAATTGTTCGTAtcaattattagtttattttctttattataaatacaaaagaaaataataacttaaaagTGATGCACAACATTAATtagattatataattaaaaaataaacatttaaagttgtattggtaattaaaaacaacaattattttaagccttgttttttttcaa
It includes:
- the LOC101505360 gene encoding heavy metal-associated isoprenylated plant protein 3-like; the encoded protein is MAKKKKNKGNAENNNHNHKNNNNNNNNYNNNNNNNDDNNSNDDNNNNNNNGGKKEENNNNNTTVLKVAMHCDGCASKIIKHLHSIKGVETVKAESETGKVTVTGNVDPTKLRDNLAEKTKKNVELISPQPKKGKEKENKENESNKISDDKKTDDKKNKDKETVSTAVLKMSLHCQGCCDKIGKMVSKTKGVLEIAIDKEKETVTVKGTMDVKALVENLTEKFKRKVEIVPSKKDKEGGEGGEGGGGKKKNKNKGGGGGGGGGEGGANNDNNEGGEVKIIEYSVQPPFGHGNEYVRVEGYNYPQVYEELLHMHMHSQPPQMFSDENPNACLIM